From Sphingobium sp. RAC03, a single genomic window includes:
- the ung gene encoding uracil-DNA glycosylase, translated as MSGTIKLHESWREALADQFAAPHMQGLKAFLEAEKAAGKRIFPKGSDYFRALDLTPLDQVKVVILGQDPYHGEGQAHGLCFSVQPGVRTPPSLVNIYKEMESDLGIARAGHGFLEHWARQGVLLLNSVLTVEMGQAASHQGKGWELFTDAIVRLVAQKEEPVVFLLWGAYAQRKAGFVDQSRHLILKSAHPSPLSAHNGFLGSRPFSQANAFLEAQGRGGIDWALPPL; from the coding sequence ATGAGCGGAACCATCAAGCTACACGAAAGCTGGCGCGAGGCATTAGCCGACCAGTTCGCCGCCCCGCATATGCAGGGACTGAAAGCCTTTCTGGAGGCGGAGAAGGCCGCAGGCAAACGCATTTTCCCCAAGGGCAGCGACTATTTCCGCGCGCTCGACCTCACCCCGCTCGATCAGGTCAAGGTCGTGATATTGGGGCAAGACCCCTATCATGGCGAGGGGCAAGCGCATGGTCTGTGCTTTTCGGTGCAGCCCGGCGTGCGGACGCCGCCTTCGCTCGTCAATATCTACAAGGAGATGGAGAGCGATTTAGGGATTGCGCGGGCCGGGCATGGCTTCCTCGAACATTGGGCGCGGCAGGGGGTGCTACTGCTCAACAGCGTGCTGACGGTCGAGATGGGGCAAGCCGCGTCGCATCAGGGCAAGGGCTGGGAGTTGTTTACCGATGCGATCGTGCGGCTGGTGGCGCAGAAAGAGGAGCCGGTCGTGTTCCTGCTGTGGGGCGCCTATGCCCAGCGCAAGGCGGGCTTCGTTGATCAGAGCCGCCATCTGATCCTGAAATCCGCCCACCCTTCCCCGCTGTCGGCGCATAATGGCTTTCTGGGATCGCGGCCCTTTTCACAGGCCAATGCGTTTCTGGAAGCACAGGGTCGCGGGGGCATCGACTGGGCGCTGCCGCCGCTATGA
- a CDS encoding putative quinol monooxygenase → MLLIVGTIRLPAQNLGIARPAMKQMVEASRAESGCVEYSYAEDVFDPGLIHVKELWTDQDALDRHFAMDHIARWRAAWPELGIGDRDLRVYDVDEPRRT, encoded by the coding sequence ATGCTGCTGATCGTCGGAACCATTCGCCTGCCCGCCCAAAATCTTGGCATTGCGCGCCCTGCCATGAAACAGATGGTGGAGGCCAGCCGGGCGGAAAGCGGCTGTGTCGAATATAGCTATGCCGAGGATGTCTTCGATCCGGGCCTCATTCACGTCAAGGAATTATGGACCGACCAGGACGCGCTCGACCGGCATTTTGCGATGGACCATATTGCACGGTGGCGGGCGGCCTGGCCGGAACTGGGGATCGGCGATCGCGACCTGCGCGTCTATGATGTGGATGAACCGCGCCGGACGTAA
- the rpoZ gene encoding DNA-directed RNA polymerase subunit omega, protein MARVTVEDCVDKVTNRFDLVLLAAQRAREISGGAELTVDRDRDKNPVVALREIAEETVLPDELHHSLVASLQKVQIDDDDTPDEIGSIAQSAEALRLTAAAPPRNQNIGGDYDG, encoded by the coding sequence TTGGCCCGCGTCACCGTCGAAGATTGCGTCGACAAAGTTACCAACCGTTTTGACCTCGTCCTTCTCGCCGCTCAGCGCGCGCGGGAAATTTCCGGCGGGGCCGAACTGACGGTCGATCGCGACCGCGACAAGAATCCCGTCGTCGCTCTGCGCGAAATCGCGGAAGAGACCGTTCTGCCTGACGAACTGCATCACTCGCTCGTCGCGTCGCTGCAGAAGGTGCAGATTGACGATGACGACACCCCCGATGAAATCGGCTCGATCGCCCAGTCGGCGGAGGCCCTGCGCCTCACCGCCGCCGCGCCGCCGCGCAACCAGAATATCGGCGGCGACTACGACGGCTGA
- a CDS encoding phospholipase D-like domain-containing protein produces the protein MAINDQAPPLADADSEADDITIMLAGNRLRLITQGTALRDALIGLIETARHSLKLYYYIFADDGSGVMVRDALVAARARGVAVTLMVDGFGSGKTPDSFFAPLIDAGAHFGRFGTRRSTRYLIRNHQKMAIADDQRLMIGGFNIEDGYFGIPADGCWCDLGLMIEGDQVEAMTRWYGQLWRWVSTRRQRFRTLRRMVRGWNPSLHPQQADPFRWLVGGPTRRLSPWAKVVKHDMEQARRVDMVAAYFSPGRGMLKRIARAAQRDGARLILPAKSDNGATIAAARLLYGPLLKRGVEIAEYQPHKLHMKLFVIDDAVFVGSANFDMRSLFVNLEVMLRIEDAGFAAAVRQMIDRQAALSRTITLESHRASRTPLTLIKQWISYLLVGVLDYTVTRRLNFRNPDAD, from the coding sequence ATGGCGATCAACGATCAAGCCCCGCCGCTGGCCGATGCGGACAGCGAAGCGGACGATATCACCATCATGCTGGCGGGCAACCGGCTGCGGCTCATCACGCAAGGGACGGCGTTGCGCGACGCGCTGATCGGCCTGATCGAGACTGCGCGCCATAGCCTCAAACTCTATTATTATATCTTCGCCGATGATGGCAGCGGCGTCATGGTGCGGGATGCGCTGGTCGCGGCGCGGGCACGCGGTGTCGCCGTGACGCTGATGGTCGATGGTTTCGGGTCGGGCAAGACGCCAGACAGCTTCTTTGCCCCGCTTATCGACGCGGGCGCGCATTTCGGGCGATTCGGGACGCGGCGATCGACCCGCTACCTGATCCGCAATCATCAGAAGATGGCGATCGCCGACGATCAGCGGCTGATGATCGGCGGCTTCAATATCGAGGATGGCTATTTCGGTATCCCGGCGGATGGTTGCTGGTGCGACCTGGGGCTGATGATCGAGGGCGATCAAGTCGAGGCGATGACGCGCTGGTACGGGCAATTGTGGCGCTGGGTCTCGACGCGTCGGCAACGGTTCCGCACCTTGCGGCGCATGGTCCGGGGTTGGAATCCGAGCCTGCATCCGCAACAGGCCGATCCCTTTCGCTGGCTGGTCGGTGGTCCCACCCGGCGGCTGAGCCCATGGGCGAAGGTGGTCAAGCATGACATGGAACAGGCGCGGCGGGTCGATATGGTCGCGGCCTATTTTTCGCCGGGCCGGGGCATGCTCAAACGCATCGCGCGGGCGGCGCAGCGGGATGGCGCGCGCCTGATCCTGCCTGCCAAGTCGGACAATGGCGCGACGATCGCGGCGGCACGGCTGTTGTACGGGCCGCTGCTCAAGCGCGGGGTGGAGATTGCCGAATATCAGCCGCATAAATTGCACATGAAGCTGTTCGTCATCGACGATGCGGTGTTCGTGGGGTCGGCCAATTTCGACATGCGCAGCCTGTTCGTCAATCTGGAGGTGATGCTGCGGATCGAGGATGCGGGCTTTGCGGCGGCGGTGCGGCAGATGATCGACCGGCAGGCGGCGCTGAGCCGCACAATCACGCTGGAGAGCCACCGCGCCAGCCGCACGCCGCTCACGCTGATCAAGCAATGGATCAGCTATCTGCTGGTGGGGGTGCTGGACTATACCGTCACGCGGCGGCTCAATTTCCGCAACCCGGACGCCGATTGA
- a CDS encoding sensor histidine kinase: MLSALLVSLLSTLALFLVVRNIVAADGRAMLAREVDTDLAGLADIQVSGGTAELRARIADRMAVEREDGERGWYLLVDGAGRRLAGNLDRWPAIAPEVSEARFVALPGGDTMFARATRLGGDTRLLVGRSNYRGEALLARLAMAFAGAGAVIALLSLAAGHFAARRLRRRVETVNAAFAAVRAGRITARAPGAGENDELAELAANTNAMLDQVERLIEAQRAVSDQTAHEIRTPLMHLDTRILKAMQGTQDEELLRTLDQSRGEIRNVVRLLDSLLDIAGTQAMRGDLRGLLDTNLSEIADNLADLYGASAEELGIGFHARIAPGIMLRADPMQMTRLLSNLLDNAFKYVPSGGTVSLTLSVGPHIVVQDDGPGIPAADRDRVFERYVRLDGAQGGGHGLGLSLARAIAQRHDLSLHVEDAAPGARFVVQPEDD; encoded by the coding sequence ATGTTGTCCGCTTTGCTGGTCAGCCTCCTGTCCACGCTGGCCCTGTTCCTGGTGGTGCGCAATATCGTCGCGGCTGACGGTCGGGCAATGCTGGCGCGCGAGGTCGATACCGACCTCGCCGGACTGGCCGACATTCAGGTCAGCGGCGGCACCGCCGAACTGCGCGCGCGCATTGCCGATCGGATGGCGGTGGAGCGGGAGGATGGCGAGCGCGGCTGGTATCTGCTAGTCGATGGGGCCGGGCGTCGTCTGGCGGGCAATCTCGACCGTTGGCCTGCCATCGCGCCCGAAGTGTCGGAGGCGCGCTTCGTTGCGCTGCCCGGTGGCGACACGATGTTCGCGCGCGCGACCCGGCTGGGCGGCGACACGCGGTTGCTGGTCGGGCGCAGCAATTATCGCGGGGAAGCGCTGCTGGCGCGGCTGGCCATGGCCTTTGCCGGGGCGGGCGCGGTCATCGCGCTGCTCAGCCTTGCCGCCGGGCATTTCGCGGCGCGCCGCCTGCGCCGCCGGGTCGAAACGGTCAACGCCGCCTTCGCCGCCGTGCGCGCGGGGCGCATTACCGCGCGGGCGCCGGGCGCTGGCGAAAATGACGAACTGGCCGAACTGGCCGCCAACACCAATGCGATGCTCGACCAGGTCGAACGGCTGATCGAGGCGCAGCGCGCCGTGTCGGACCAGACCGCGCATGAAATCCGCACCCCGCTGATGCATCTCGACACCCGCATCCTCAAAGCCATGCAGGGGACGCAGGACGAGGAATTGCTGCGCACGCTCGACCAGTCGCGCGGCGAGATACGCAATGTCGTGCGCCTACTCGATTCGCTGCTCGATATTGCGGGGACGCAGGCGATGCGCGGCGACTTGCGCGGCCTGCTCGATACCAATCTCAGCGAGATTGCGGACAATCTGGCCGACCTCTACGGCGCCAGCGCGGAGGAATTGGGGATTGGCTTCCACGCCCGCATCGCGCCGGGCATCATGCTGCGCGCCGACCCGATGCAGATGACGCGCCTGCTCTCCAACCTGCTCGACAATGCGTTCAAATATGTGCCGAGCGGCGGCACTGTGTCGCTTACCCTGTCGGTGGGACCGCATATCGTCGTGCAGGATGACGGACCCGGCATCCCCGCTGCCGATCGCGATCGCGTGTTCGAACGCTATGTCCGGCTCGATGGCGCGCAGGGCGGGGGGCATGGCCTCGGCTTGTCGCTTGCCAGAGCGATCGCACAGCGGCATGACCTTTCCCTTCATGTGGAGGACGCCGCGCCCGGCGCGCGTTTCGTCGTCCAGCCGGAGGATGATTGA
- a CDS encoding response regulator transcription factor, whose product MAQQESINVLVVEDDAAARANIAAILTQAGMVVDQAEDGRIGLHRAGSGAHDVIILDRMLPHLTGIDIVTRLRVAGIGAPVLMLSALGRSEHRVEGLESGVDDYLAKPFEPDELVARVRALWRRASRSTHDPVLLFGDLECHVKARTAFRQGRHLALSPKEFELFRYLMDHAGEVVTREMLLRHVWKLSFDPQTNVVDVNVGRLRRKLEEGFDGPVLETVWGTGYRLIAAGSPGSPGA is encoded by the coding sequence ATGGCGCAACAGGAATCGATCAATGTGCTGGTGGTGGAGGATGACGCCGCAGCGCGCGCCAACATCGCCGCTATCCTCACCCAGGCAGGCATGGTCGTGGATCAGGCGGAGGATGGCCGCATCGGCCTGCACCGCGCGGGCAGCGGCGCGCACGACGTCATCATCCTCGACCGGATGCTCCCCCATCTGACCGGCATCGACATCGTTACCCGCTTGCGCGTCGCCGGGATCGGCGCGCCAGTGCTGATGCTCTCCGCGCTCGGCCGCAGCGAGCATCGCGTCGAAGGCCTTGAAAGCGGCGTCGACGATTATCTCGCCAAGCCGTTCGAACCCGATGAACTAGTCGCCCGCGTCCGAGCGCTGTGGCGGCGGGCCAGCCGCTCCACCCATGATCCGGTGCTGCTGTTCGGCGACCTGGAATGCCATGTGAAGGCGCGCACCGCCTTTCGCCAGGGCCGCCACCTCGCGCTCTCGCCCAAGGAGTTCGAGCTGTTCCGCTATCTGATGGACCATGCGGGCGAAGTGGTGACGCGCGAGATGCTGCTGCGCCATGTCTGGAAACTCAGCTTCGATCCGCAGACCAATGTGGTGGACGTCAATGTCGGCCGCCTGCGCCGCAAGCTGGAGGAAGGGTTTGACGGCCCGGTCCTCGAAACCGTGTGGGGCACCGGCTATCGCCTGATTGCCGCCGGATCGCCGGGATCGCCGGGTGCCTAA
- a CDS encoding sulfite exporter TauE/SafE family protein, protein MNGDVMTWLVPLLSMLAAGLFAGFAAGIFGIGGGFVVVPALFVVLPLLGGTPEAIAHVAIGTSAATIIVTSIRSLLSHAKRGAVEFEILKTWAPWIILGDGVGVLLAGHVDGHILTMIFAGGVFLMSLNFLLPKVGDKVISQDMPSGIARVGIAGGLGTFSALLGIGGGTIAIMVMTLCGRSIHRAIATASGVGTLIAIPSAIGFALIGLKESGLPWGSLGYVNVPATLAIASMSVLTAPLGVAVAHALPAKPLKKIFGVYLIVIAFVMFRNALKI, encoded by the coding sequence ATGAACGGCGATGTCATGACCTGGTTGGTGCCGCTGCTGTCGATGTTGGCCGCTGGCCTGTTCGCGGGTTTCGCGGCGGGGATTTTCGGCATTGGCGGCGGCTTCGTCGTCGTGCCTGCGCTGTTCGTCGTCCTGCCGCTATTGGGCGGCACACCCGAAGCGATCGCGCATGTTGCCATCGGCACGTCGGCCGCCACCATCATTGTCACCTCGATCCGTTCGCTCCTGTCCCATGCCAAGCGCGGCGCGGTGGAGTTTGAAATCCTCAAGACCTGGGCACCGTGGATCATCCTGGGTGATGGCGTCGGCGTGCTGCTGGCGGGCCATGTCGATGGCCATATCCTCACGATGATCTTTGCAGGCGGCGTGTTCCTGATGTCGCTCAACTTCCTGCTGCCCAAGGTCGGCGACAAGGTGATCAGCCAGGACATGCCTTCTGGCATCGCCCGTGTCGGCATCGCGGGCGGCCTTGGCACTTTTTCCGCGCTGCTCGGCATTGGTGGCGGCACGATCGCGATCATGGTGATGACCCTGTGCGGTCGCTCCATCCACCGCGCTATCGCCACCGCATCGGGCGTCGGCACGCTGATCGCCATCCCCAGCGCGATCGGCTTCGCCCTCATCGGCCTCAAGGAAAGCGGGCTTCCATGGGGGTCGCTTGGCTATGTCAACGTGCCCGCGACGCTCGCCATCGCCTCCATGTCGGTGCTGACCGCGCCGCTCGGCGTGGCCGTCGCCCATGCATTGCCTGCCAAGCCGCTCAAGAAGATATTCGGCGTCTATCTGATCGTCATCGCCTTCGTCATGTTCCGCAACGCCCTCAAGATCTGA
- the ald gene encoding alanine dehydrogenase → MIVGTVREIKNHEYRVGLTPESVHELTAHGHAVLVESGAGEGIGAHDALYEKAGAQIVATAAEIFARADMIVKVKEPQAAERAMLRPDQILYTYLHLAPDPDQTRDLIASGAIGIAYETVTDAQGGLPLLKPMSQVAGRMAIQAGATALEKAHGGRGVLLGGVPGVLPAKVAVIGGGVVGFNAAQMAAGLGADVTILDRSPEVLEKLGMYFEARAKTRFSNRANLADCVADADLVIGAVLIPGAAAPKLVSADMLKTMKKGAVLVDVAIDQGGCFETSHATTHADPTYIVDGIVHYCVANMPGAVARTSTYALNNVTLPHALRIADLGWKGALRADPHLCAGLNVAQGKLTYRAVADALDLPYTPAEDLLG, encoded by the coding sequence ATGATCGTCGGCACCGTCAGGGAAATCAAGAATCACGAATATCGCGTCGGGCTGACGCCTGAAAGCGTCCATGAACTCACCGCGCATGGCCATGCGGTGCTGGTCGAAAGCGGGGCAGGGGAGGGAATCGGCGCGCACGACGCCCTGTATGAAAAGGCGGGTGCGCAGATCGTCGCCACCGCCGCCGAGATCTTCGCCCGCGCCGACATGATCGTGAAGGTCAAGGAGCCGCAAGCCGCCGAGCGCGCGATGCTGCGGCCCGACCAAATCCTCTACACCTATCTCCACCTCGCCCCCGATCCCGATCAGACGCGCGACCTGATCGCCAGCGGCGCGATCGGCATCGCCTATGAAACCGTGACCGACGCGCAGGGCGGCCTGCCGCTGCTCAAGCCGATGAGCCAGGTTGCAGGCCGCATGGCGATCCAGGCCGGCGCGACCGCGCTCGAAAAGGCGCATGGCGGGCGCGGCGTCCTGCTGGGCGGTGTTCCCGGCGTCCTGCCCGCCAAGGTTGCGGTGATCGGCGGCGGTGTCGTCGGTTTCAACGCGGCGCAGATGGCGGCGGGGCTGGGCGCGGACGTTACCATCCTCGACCGCAGCCCCGAAGTGCTGGAAAAACTCGGCATGTATTTCGAGGCACGGGCCAAAACGCGCTTTTCGAACCGCGCCAACCTCGCGGACTGCGTGGCCGATGCGGACCTGGTGATCGGCGCGGTGCTGATCCCCGGCGCGGCCGCGCCCAAGCTGGTCAGTGCCGATATGCTCAAGACGATGAAGAAGGGCGCAGTGCTGGTCGATGTCGCGATCGACCAGGGCGGCTGTTTCGAAACCAGCCACGCCACCACCCATGCCGACCCCACCTATATCGTCGATGGCATCGTCCATTATTGCGTCGCCAACATGCCCGGCGCGGTCGCCCGCACCAGCACCTATGCGCTAAACAATGTGACTTTGCCCCATGCGCTGCGGATCGCAGACCTCGGCTGGAAAGGCGCGCTGCGCGCTGATCCGCATCTGTGCGCGGGCCTCAACGTGGCCCAGGGCAAACTCACCTATCGCGCCGTCGCCGACGCGCTCGACCTGCCCTATACCCCGGCCGAAGATCTGCTCGGCTGA
- a CDS encoding peptidylprolyl isomerase, whose product MIRFFAPALLASLLASTAIAADPPTTPAALVASAPADAWRAIPLEDLLVMTIEGGKRVVIQLAPAFAPRHVGNIRTLARAHWWDGTSINRVQDNYVTQWGDATEKKPMPPGLAPTSAADYVRSLANVRLAITPLPHPDAYAPATGYVDGWPMAMDGDAAWLPHCYASVGVGRNLSPDAGTGAELYTVIGQAPRQLDRNIAVVGRVIDGMAHLSSLPRGSGELGFYTATEHKIPILSVRLASDLAPAEQPRFEAMDVASPSFAAYLRLRANRKDDFYDLPAGGVDICNAPVPVRPAP is encoded by the coding sequence ATGATCCGTTTTTTCGCGCCCGCGCTGCTCGCTTCTCTCCTCGCCTCAACCGCCATCGCGGCTGATCCGCCGACAACGCCCGCGGCGCTCGTAGCGAGTGCGCCCGCTGATGCCTGGCGCGCGATTCCGCTCGAAGACCTGCTCGTCATGACGATCGAAGGCGGCAAGCGCGTCGTGATCCAGCTCGCCCCGGCCTTCGCGCCGCGCCATGTCGGCAATATCCGCACGCTGGCGCGCGCGCACTGGTGGGACGGGACCAGCATCAACCGGGTGCAGGACAATTATGTCACCCAATGGGGCGACGCGACCGAGAAGAAGCCGATGCCGCCCGGCCTCGCGCCCACCAGTGCGGCCGACTATGTCCGCTCGCTCGCCAATGTGCGGCTGGCGATCACGCCCTTGCCCCATCCTGATGCCTATGCGCCCGCGACCGGCTATGTCGATGGCTGGCCGATGGCGATGGATGGGGACGCGGCCTGGCTGCCCCATTGCTATGCTTCTGTCGGCGTCGGCCGCAACCTGTCGCCCGATGCGGGCACGGGGGCGGAACTCTACACCGTCATCGGCCAAGCCCCGCGCCAGCTGGATCGCAATATCGCGGTCGTCGGCCGGGTGATCGATGGCATGGCCCATCTGTCCAGCCTGCCGCGCGGCAGCGGTGAGCTTGGCTTCTACACCGCCACCGAACATAAAATCCCGATCCTCTCGGTCCGCCTCGCCAGCGACCTGGCACCCGCGGAACAGCCCCGGTTTGAGGCGATGGACGTCGCCTCGCCCAGCTTCGCCGCCTATCTGCGCCTGCGCGCCAATCGGAAGGATGATTTCTACGATCTGCCTGCGGGCGGGGTCGACATCTGCAATGCGCCGGTGCCGGTCCGTCCGGCTCCCTAA
- a CDS encoding tyrosine-type recombinase/integrase: MGKLTANEVKAALTKPGNYGDGDGLFLKVSRTGGASWLLRVQHDGKRRDIGLGSAKLVTLAAARAKAAEARKATREDGRDLVAEKRKAKAESVTFREAALVYYETHKSQWSNAKSDDQWINSMEAYAFPPLGSKPVGSITAGEIITAISKVWTEKPETGRRVKQRIRAVLNFAHARGWRSTEAPTDALAAGNGLPKQKGVKHHAAMPYADIPAFITRLRATGGTWSRLALEFVILTAARSQEVRLATWSEIDLEKGLWTVPAGHMKMRIEHVVPLSPHALAVLHSAMAIRREGTDLIFPGANGGAMSDMTLLGVLRRMKEATTVHGFRSSFRTWVAEETNVPGEVAEAALAHQNRNEVERAYQRGGLLDKRRKLMEAWGVYCATDQFSGKVVSIRQAIAI; this comes from the coding sequence ATGGGTAAGCTGACAGCCAATGAAGTGAAAGCCGCACTGACGAAGCCGGGAAACTATGGTGACGGCGACGGACTTTTCCTGAAAGTAAGCCGCACTGGTGGAGCAAGTTGGCTCCTGCGTGTCCAACATGACGGCAAGCGACGTGATATTGGCTTAGGCAGCGCCAAGTTGGTGACACTGGCAGCAGCGCGAGCCAAGGCCGCCGAAGCCCGCAAGGCGACACGCGAGGACGGACGTGACCTTGTGGCAGAGAAGCGCAAGGCCAAGGCGGAGAGCGTCACCTTTCGCGAAGCGGCTCTGGTCTACTATGAAACGCACAAGAGCCAGTGGTCCAATGCCAAGAGTGATGATCAGTGGATCAACTCAATGGAAGCCTATGCCTTCCCACCCCTTGGTTCAAAGCCCGTCGGCAGCATCACCGCTGGCGAGATCATCACGGCCATATCCAAGGTATGGACCGAGAAGCCCGAAACCGGCAGGCGGGTAAAGCAGCGTATAAGGGCGGTGCTGAACTTTGCTCATGCTCGCGGCTGGCGATCAACAGAAGCCCCAACAGACGCTTTGGCGGCAGGCAATGGACTGCCCAAGCAGAAAGGCGTAAAGCACCATGCCGCCATGCCCTATGCCGACATACCGGCATTTATCACTCGCCTCCGTGCAACAGGAGGAACATGGAGCAGGCTGGCGCTGGAGTTCGTCATCCTGACCGCTGCCCGGTCACAGGAAGTCAGGCTGGCGACCTGGAGCGAGATCGACTTGGAAAAAGGTCTATGGACCGTTCCAGCCGGTCACATGAAAATGCGAATCGAACATGTCGTCCCCCTATCGCCTCATGCATTGGCCGTTCTTCATAGTGCCATGGCGATCAGGCGCGAAGGAACGGACCTTATCTTCCCCGGCGCAAATGGCGGTGCCATGTCAGATATGACCCTTCTAGGCGTGCTTCGCCGCATGAAGGAGGCGACAACCGTGCATGGCTTCCGTTCGTCATTTCGGACATGGGTAGCCGAAGAAACAAATGTTCCCGGCGAAGTCGCGGAAGCGGCTCTGGCGCACCAGAACCGCAACGAAGTTGAACGCGCCTATCAGCGTGGTGGTTTGCTCGACAAGCGCCGGAAGCTGATGGAAGCATGGGGCGTATATTGTGCTACGGATCAGTTTTCCGGCAAGGTCGTGTCAATTCGGCAAGCTATAGCGATATAA
- a CDS encoding helix-turn-helix domain-containing protein: protein MQRGWVVSPDYRAVIDALKEARTKAEISQRELARRLGKPPSFVNKIEQLERRLDVLEFIAIAEAMGMQADELLKDMRKALPQSVCL from the coding sequence ATGCAACGCGGGTGGGTGGTTTCACCCGATTATCGAGCGGTTATCGATGCCCTGAAAGAGGCCCGGACAAAGGCGGAAATCTCACAACGGGAACTTGCCCGCAGGCTGGGCAAGCCTCCCTCTTTTGTGAACAAGATAGAGCAGCTTGAACGGCGTTTGGACGTGCTGGAGTTTATCGCCATCGCAGAAGCTATGGGTATGCAGGCTGACGAATTGCTCAAGGATATGCGAAAGGCATTGCCGCAATCCGTCTGCTTGTAG
- a CDS encoding DUF3631 domain-containing protein, with amino-acid sequence MLREYGIRSSSIRMPSGQTPKGYKRDAFHEAWRCYLPVSQSDATDATCATDNKVSENPIVRDKAALSPCGGYEDDAADSGG; translated from the coding sequence ATGCTTCGAGAATATGGCATCCGATCGTCTTCGATTCGTATGCCTAGCGGGCAAACGCCGAAGGGCTACAAGCGGGATGCATTCCATGAAGCGTGGCGATGCTATCTGCCTGTGTCTCAATCAGACGCAACGGACGCAACATGCGCCACAGACAACAAAGTGTCTGAAAATCCCATCGTGAGAGATAAGGCAGCATTGTCACCTTGTGGCGGATATGAAGATGACGCCGCCGATAGCGGTGGCTGA